AATCTTAACTTTATTAATGAACTAATAAAGCAAAATGAACGCCTCAATAAAGAATTGTCACAACTTAAAAGTACACTTAAGAGTAAAAATAAAGCTTCAAAACAATAAAAAAACACTCCTTTAAGATTTTATCTAAATGACAAAACAATCAGACTAGTAAAAAAATATATAAAAGAGCTTATACAAATCAACCCAATCTCTGGATGGTTTGTATATATCTTAAGTATTACTGGTTGCAGAGGTGTTGAGATACAAAATGTAAGACTATCTGATGTATCAAAAGAAACAAGCAGTGATGGTGAAGTATTCTATTCTCTTCGTGTTAATGTAGCAAAGAAGAGAAGTAGTATCTGCATAAGAGAAGTAGTTATTAGTAAGTCTGAATTTGATGCTATTATGCAAGCACATCAAGCATACTTTGCAAGCAAAGGAAAAGACAAAAGGCGTACTTATTTTTTTCAAAAAAGTAAACACAAATTCTGTGACAATAGAATTAGCATAACTGAAATCTCAAAACAATTTAAATCATTGCTTCTTAAAGCTAGGTTTAGATTACATATATGCTGTAATATCTTTAAATATCATGGGGACAACTCACTTAAAATAAAAGAACTTATGAAATACTTATCTACCACCGAAATTTATAACGCCTATGAACTATTTCCTGCAAGTAGGGTCCAAGCATATAAAAATATAAAAAACAGTTTGAAATAACTTACAATTTTTGCTAAAAAATTTTTGCCAAACTATTATTAATAAATCTTTAATAGCAAAAATAAAAAGCTTTTAGGTATCTATTCTTTTTGCATAATGAAGAACTCACACTCGCCTAAATATACGCTTAGACGTAATATAATACTCTTTGCCTCTCTCTTTAAGTTCAAGTGAGTCATAAAGAACACTATTAGAATTAATTGCTATAAAGTGATATCCTGGAATACCTTTGATTTTTACTTCACTTATCTCAAATTCATGACTTGTACATCTGTAAGATTGAATCTCACGTTTAACATTTGTATTAATACTAAAATAACCTAATATCTTACATGGCTCTAGAATATAACAGCTACTATTCATGTATCCTAAACGAATAAACCTGTAATAATTATTGTTAATATCAATAATATTGAATCGTAGCTTCCTAAACTCCTCTATGTAATAATGCAAACATAAAAAGTAACATCCCCACTGCTGTATTTGTGAAATGAGACCTGGGTCATCTTGTTTTATTTTCATCCCTAACCCCCCTTGTTAAACACTCAAGATTTGTATAATAGTGAAAAATTGCATTGAATCATCAAACAAATTTAAAATTCGATCTAAAAATCCAGAAAATTGAAAGTATTTTTTATTAATCTTGGTTATCCCACATGCTTAAGCCTCATCAAGGTGCTTACTGCACACATGTAAATACATCAAGACATAACTTGGCATTCCTCATAGCAAATCTCTCATCTCCAAGTTTTGAAAAAACAATGTATCCACTCTCATCTCTTTTGCTAAATAAAACATCTTCAAAATCATCATTGAATTCCATCATTTCTTCTATAAGTTAACGCTTAAAGACAACCTTGCCCACCCCATTACTTTCTAATCTATTCTGATTGTAACTTATATCCTTCAAAAAGGAATATCTTCACAAAACTCCTCATCAGAATCAATCTTACTAGTTACTTGAATATCTTGAATTTTAATAGATGAACCAAGCATTCGAATTTCACCCACTCAAATAGTGCACTTTTATTATTCTTGACAACTCTCATATCTTAAAGACCCACTAACTACAACTTGTTTTCCCTTTGTAAGAAATGCAATGAGGGTCCCAGCTCTTTTCCAAAAAGAACACAATCAAAAATTGTAAATAGTCTATCCACTAGTTATTTCTCTTTATCTTGCTGTTATTAACCAAACTAAACTTCAAAATAGGAACTATCCTTGTCATCAAGTCTATTCATCATATCCATACGCCTTAATCACGATCAAGTCTTTTCAAATTCTATAAAAACTCTTGCTTTAAGCAAGAATCATAAATCTTAAAATCCTCGCGGTTTATGATTATTGGCTTTTCTAAACTTATGTATCCATAATATATATTTAAAACTTGTCATTCCCTTTTATAGAAGAATAACTTAAATGCATTTACCCTTTCAGGGTTAAAGATATCTCGCATGCATGCCAAGAATTTGCCTTTTTGTTTTCGATTAACCTCAAATACATAAAAGTCTTTGATAATTTTTATGGTATATGGTTCTACCATTTGTTTTCTCTACCTGAATAAAAATACTATTTTTATTTATTTTTGTCTCAATTCAATATCTGCTCTTTTTGATTTTAAGCGCTCTAAAGAACATTGCATATTCTATTTCCAAGCCTCACTTTAATTATCATAACTCCTATTAGCAAGTTTTTCAAACTTTAAATGCTTTAACCATTCTCTTGTTTTAATAATGCTATCTTCATATCGTATTTTGTTTGCATTCTCTTCTACTTTGTCTAGATACCTCATTGTTTTCCATTTAGAGACATTCTTTATCCGTAAATTCATGTTATTTATATCTTCATTTTTTATTTCTTTTCCTCTTTTTTCTTTATTATTCATATATTTATTACTGCTTACAGGATAATTGACATTATTAGTTACATTTTTAGATTTAAAAATTTTAACCCCCTTATCGTTTAAGTATTTTTGTCGTATTTATTTGTGAATTTATATATCGCATTAGCATCATTTTCAATGATAGCTTGTTTGTCTTAAAGTAAACGCTTCAAGTTATTAGTACTGTACTTATTAACTACATATCTTAATTATATATGGAACCTTCTCTTTAGCTCAATCTTAATAATGTCTTGTCAATAATACCGTGCTTGCATCAAAAGAACAACTCTTTTCTAAGCATTCTAAATGTAATCGGTTTAATATCATATTTCTTACATTTTCTATCTCATTATTAAGTTCATTCTCGACACTATCAATTTAGTCCTCCCAATTCTCAAATTTAATATTAAATTGTTTCTCCAAGCTCTCTAAATTTTTATATGTAAATATAAATATATGTAAATATAAAAATTCATTATGATAATATCTTCTAGATAAATCATGTGCTATTGCCTTATCCAAACCCATCTTTTATAAACTCATTATATATCTGCCTTTCTTTAAGATAGGCTTATCCCAAATCAAAGTAAGTCTTTACGCCTATGAAACGTAGCACCATAAACTAACATTATTGCTTCTAATTTTGATCATTTATTAAATATGTGTAACAATTATAGGTATGTCTTAAGCATATCCATCTAAATTAAAAGCAATATCAAAACGCCATTATCATATAAATATACCAATACTATAATGTTATATTATATAACTCATTCTAATTATTGAATAAATAGAGTCTAATAAATAAGATGCATAGTGTCCAATTTATATCACAAATATTTTTATTATATTCTCTATTATTTTTATCTACAATTAATATATTTGCTAATATATCTGCAGATAAAAGAGAAGAATGGGCAAAACATTACAGGTATATAAATTCAAAAATAAAATTATTAAGAGTAAAGGAATGGAAAGATAATTTTAACAACCTAAACAATCTTGGAATATATTTCCTACAAAAAATCAACCGTATTAAATCCCTATCTAAGGAAGATCTTGCATCTTACTTTCAAACAGCTTTCACTACCAACATATGTGCTCCACCATCAGGAGATATCCTACCCAAAAAGCATAAATCTCTATTTGACAAATCATATAAGTTTATCAATACCCTTAAAAATAAAAATGCAGACCAAACAGCATATCTCATATATGACATGATAGGTCTAACTAATATCTTTGCTGAAACAAAAGAAGTTGTAGACACATTAAATTATAAAGCTAAAGGAGGGGCAGGGGCAAAAAAACATTATCATGAATACAAAAATACTTTAAAAAATTTACAGATTTATACAAAGAAACAGAAAAAGAATACTTTCTAGCAATAGACACACTTGATCATAATGATATAGAAAATAGCTTTTGTAAATTTAATCATAAATTTACAAAAATTCATAACTCAGCTAGCCATATACATTCCACACTATATGATATATATAACAAATACATATACACACCACAAATATCCATCATGCATTAATCTGTAACATAAAATTGAAATCACTCTATTCTAGGCTATAATTTCATTATATGATACAATGTCAAGCAATAATCTCGTATCTAAAAAAGCACTATCAATACCTTTATAGCTATTAATATTAATTTGAAAGTAAATCCTGCTATTGTTGGTACTTGCAATCACAAACTCAATATCAAATATCCACTTACCCAGATTTTTTTATAGTTCCAACTAAAGTTTTAACTTATGCATCTGTTTTCTCATTTAGATACCCAATACATTCCTTATAATAATACCGCATTGATAAATCATAAGTTATTACTCATACACAATTACATTGCTTCTTTTTAAGAAATACTACCTCTCATAGCTAATCCTCTATCTTTTATCCTAAGTGCTTTAAACCTGTTCTCATAACCCACATGACCCAACAACAAATCGCTCATGTCTTACACGCCTAATTCTGTAAAGAATACTTACCTCTTCTATCCCACGCCCTGAAACTAATTTTGCATTCTCTTCCGACAAATTTAAACTTACCATCTGCCCTCTAAAGCCTAAAACACAGCTACAACTCACTAAAACACTGCTAATATGATACTATATTTACTTAAGATTTGAATAATAAAAACATTTTTAAAACACATAATAATGCTATGCTAATTATTAACTACCGTTATAGTTTGGCTACATTATAAGCAATATAGAGCTCCTCAATAACATCAGACAATTCTCTCCCTCTTTCATAACTAAAGACTCTCTCGGCAT
The Borrelia hermsii DAH DNA segment above includes these coding regions:
- a CDS encoding DUF261 family protein, with the protein product MKIKQDDPGLISQIQQWGCYFLCLHYYIEEFRKLRFNIIDINNNYYRFIRLGYMNSSCYILEPCKILGYFSINTNVKREIQSYRCTSHEFEISEVKIKGIPGYHFIAINSNSVLYDSLELKERGKEYYITSKRIFRRV
- the bdr gene encoding Bdr family repetitive protein, with amino-acid sequence MGLDKAIAHDLSRRYYHNEFLYLHIFIFTYKNLESLEKQFNIKFENWED